One genomic region from Spirosoma sp. KCTC 42546 encodes:
- a CDS encoding AraC family transcriptional regulator translates to MNQPAIPIIDPDTFVDLYVTSEAREQARHLHSPADSHNRFPASCFFTLMRIEDFARQISFPIPASRSFHYDFMLLTHGSIQRTYGLESYTIGPGMFSAYRAGDIVSTDSCSADATGFYGLFDAAYVLTTLKNPHALAELSFFQPDASPLILLDTATESDWLAQLGRIEQALKSQRTDSQLYISSLFYAFLLDIQQHYGHRKQIRQLSSSALLTAHFRQLLTRHILSKRTVNEYADLLAVTPNHLNKCVKETTGKPASVLIAEMLLLEAKVLLGQPGLSISEIAYRLSFDDLSYFARFFKKHTGLNPTNYRQQA, encoded by the coding sequence ATGAACCAGCCCGCTATCCCGATAATCGACCCAGACACATTTGTAGATCTATATGTCACCAGCGAAGCGCGTGAGCAGGCACGGCATCTACACTCGCCAGCCGATAGCCATAACCGCTTTCCGGCCAGCTGTTTTTTTACTCTGATGCGGATTGAGGATTTTGCCCGCCAGATTAGTTTCCCGATACCAGCCAGCCGGAGTTTTCATTACGATTTTATGCTACTGACCCACGGATCCATTCAACGAACGTATGGGCTGGAATCGTATACGATTGGCCCAGGCATGTTTTCAGCGTACCGGGCAGGTGATATCGTCTCAACGGATAGCTGTAGTGCCGATGCTACCGGATTTTATGGTCTGTTCGATGCAGCGTACGTATTAACTACGCTCAAAAATCCGCATGCGTTAGCCGAACTGAGTTTTTTTCAGCCCGATGCCAGCCCACTGATACTCCTCGATACAGCTACCGAATCGGACTGGCTGGCGCAACTGGGCCGAATTGAACAGGCGCTCAAAAGCCAGCGTACGGATAGCCAGTTGTACATCAGTTCATTGTTCTATGCCTTTTTGCTGGATATACAGCAGCACTACGGTCATCGGAAACAGATCCGTCAACTATCATCGTCGGCCTTACTGACCGCTCACTTCCGGCAGTTACTGACCCGTCACATCCTAAGCAAACGCACCGTAAATGAATACGCCGACCTACTGGCCGTAACCCCGAACCACCTCAACAAATGTGTTAAAGAAACCACCGGCAAACCCGCGAGCGTATTGATAGCCGAGATGCTACTCCTGGAAGCGAAGGTGCTGCTGGGTCAACCGGGCTTGTCCATTTCGGAGATTGCCTACCGGCTCAGCTTTGACGACCTATCGTATTTTGCCCGTTTTTTCAAAAAACACACGGGTCTGAACCCGACTAACTACCGGCAACAGGCATAA
- a CDS encoding DNA mismatch repair protein MutS, which translates to MPLSRKELEELTINAKKVKHEAFDLDKIKRFFQLTDKKNVYQVISDRTCQDLDLDEVFMFIDRTSSKVGQQLLYYTLRTIPNQRLRSERFEKIIGLIQGNKDLKETLLVELSTLNRANAYSITSLFLKDHLQKPTWFWLLKVLAIASLSSVLLSIIFPQTLLLLLPLLAINFSIHYWNKNNLYQYAGSIPQLARMNQAAKQISQQKEVISLNAGISQSIEAIERLGPQMSLFKLEAKLQSELGLIADYGLELIKALFLLEPLIFYNVLDEINRKQVQIQAVYEYIGEIDVAMSIYFLRQDLPFFCLPTYLVDQKQLVALDTYHPLIDQAVPNSIDVLSKSVLLSGSNMSGKTTFIRTIGINAILAQTLNTCFARQWRMPLLKVHSAIRSTDNLLSAKSYYFDEVLTIKTLLEESQSPVGHLFLVDELFKGTNTVERIASGKAVLTYLNRALNFVFVATHDLELADLLKDSFQLFHFTEIVQRDTVVFDYKLKPGNLTDTNAIRILELNKYPEEVTREAAQLARRMYTNKL; encoded by the coding sequence ATGCCCCTATCGAGGAAAGAACTAGAGGAACTCACTATAAATGCAAAAAAAGTGAAGCACGAAGCGTTTGATTTGGACAAAATCAAACGCTTCTTTCAGCTAACGGATAAAAAGAACGTTTACCAGGTTATCTCCGATCGAACTTGTCAGGACCTTGACCTGGATGAGGTATTCATGTTTATTGATCGGACTAGCTCAAAGGTGGGCCAGCAGCTTCTTTATTACACACTACGGACGATACCTAATCAGCGGCTCAGGAGCGAGCGGTTTGAGAAAATCATCGGGCTTATTCAGGGCAATAAGGACCTTAAAGAGACTTTGTTAGTAGAATTATCTACCCTTAACAGGGCGAATGCTTACTCGATCACATCCTTATTCCTCAAAGATCATCTTCAAAAGCCTACCTGGTTTTGGCTGCTTAAGGTTCTGGCGATTGCCAGTCTGTCCAGCGTATTACTCTCCATTATTTTTCCCCAAACGCTTTTACTGCTTCTGCCTTTACTGGCGATCAATTTCTCCATTCACTATTGGAACAAAAATAATCTGTATCAATATGCCGGTTCAATTCCACAACTAGCCCGTATGAATCAAGCGGCCAAACAGATTAGCCAGCAGAAAGAGGTCATCAGTTTAAACGCCGGGATTAGTCAGTCAATTGAAGCGATAGAACGATTGGGGCCCCAAATGTCCCTGTTTAAACTGGAAGCAAAATTGCAAAGTGAACTGGGATTAATCGCTGATTACGGGCTGGAGCTGATAAAAGCACTATTTCTACTAGAGCCCCTGATTTTTTATAATGTCCTGGATGAAATCAACCGGAAGCAAGTCCAGATACAGGCCGTTTACGAGTATATAGGTGAAATAGACGTGGCGATGTCGATTTATTTCCTACGACAGGATCTGCCTTTTTTCTGCCTGCCGACCTACCTGGTCGACCAAAAACAGCTAGTGGCTCTGGATACGTATCATCCGCTGATTGACCAGGCTGTGCCTAATTCGATTGACGTATTGAGCAAATCAGTCTTACTAAGTGGATCGAATATGTCGGGGAAAACTACGTTTATTCGCACGATTGGTATAAATGCGATCCTGGCCCAAACCCTGAATACGTGTTTTGCCAGGCAATGGCGTATGCCCCTGCTAAAAGTTCACTCAGCTATCCGCAGTACTGATAATCTGTTAAGCGCTAAAAGTTATTATTTCGATGAAGTACTGACGATCAAAACCTTGCTTGAGGAAAGCCAATCGCCTGTAGGACACCTTTTTTTAGTCGATGAACTGTTTAAAGGGACGAATACGGTTGAGCGGATCGCATCCGGAAAAGCGGTTTTAACCTATTTGAATCGAGCGCTTAATTTTGTTTTTGTCGCTACCCATGATCTGGAGTTAGCCGACCTGTTAAAAGACTCCTTTCAACTCTTCCATTTTACCGAGATCGTACAGCGGGATACGGTAGTGTTTGATTACAAACTCAAACCAGGCAATTTAACGGATACGAATGCCATCCGAATCCTAGAATTGAACAAGTATCCAGAAGAGGTCACCAGAGAAGCGGCTCAACTAGCCAGACGTATGTATACTAACAAACTATAA